ATCGATCGCTGGCTCAGCCTCGCCTCCTCTCCCGGAATCGCCAACGCAGCGGCGTTCACCGCCTTGGCTCTGATGTGTGTCTACAACTACTCCATCGCGGTTTTCAGAGATCCGGGTCGGGTCCCGCCCAATTACATGCCCGACGTCGAAGATCCGCAGAGTCCTGTCCACGAGATTAAACGAAAGGTCGCATCTTTATTGACTTTTTTTCTATCCTTCAAAGCTTATTTGtaattaaaacatttaaaaaggaTGAAGCTTTCGATGGGATTCGAATGAAACTGTGTGTCCCTCAGGGAGGAGATTTGAGGTATTGCCAAAAGTGTTCGCATTTCAAACCTCCACGCGCTCACCATTGCCGAGTTTGCAAACGATGTGTGCTTAGAATGGTATTTTCTCTACTCAACATCAAAATCCCTATGTGATCTTTGTGTTGAATCAGTCTTGTTTTGATTTGAAGGACCACCATTGTATTTGGATCAACAACTGTGTGGGACACACTAACTACAAGGTCTTCTTCGTGTTTGTTGTCTATGCGATGACTGCGTGTGTGTACTCTCTGGTTTGTTTCCTAACTTctctatatctctctctctctgtgacCTTAAAGTATATATGAGCTTTATTTCTATATGATGCtttgggttcttaggttttgctTGTGGGAAGCCTTACTGTTGAACCTCAAGATGAAGACCAAGAGATGGGAAGCTATCTAAGAACTATATATGTAATGATGACTTTGTTTCGGAAACTAACCAACGAAATCTCATTTTCCCTTCTAATGTTTAtggctttttttcttttctctcagGTGATTTCAGGTTTGGTTCTTGTCCCTTTGAGCATTGCGTTAGGTGTTCTTCTCGGTTGGCACGTTTACCTCAGTTTACAAAACAAGACAACCATCGAGgttgttctttttctttctcttcttcaatTGCTAATGTGGATCTCTAGTTAGATCTTTTCCATCTGCTAATTAATGTTGTGGGAGTTGTGGAGCAGTACCACGAAGGGGTGAGAGCTATGTGGTTAGCGGAGAAAGGTGGGCAAGTCTATAAGCATCCATATGACATAGGCGCTTATGAAAACCTTACCttggtaaaataatttattaatcttCTTTAGATGGTCAGTATCAGTCAAAAGTTTTTATTGTTTGTTAAGTCTGTTTCCTTTTACAGATTTTGGGTCCGAACATACTTTCTTGGCTCTGTCCTACATCAAAGCATATCGGTTCTGGTCTGCGTTTCCGTACAGCTTTTGATTCAGCACCTGTTTCTTCTGGAACGAAACCTTGAGCCCATGACACGAATCATattttaccaattttttttttgttgaaaaggCAGCAAGATGTTCAACTTCACGTCACTCTGACTGATCATGTTCAGGCGGTTTAGCTGCCTCAGCTCAAAAAACCAAGACCAATAGTAGAGACTGTTTGCCAAGGATCTCTCATCATTATTTCATCTGTTTTTCTTCAGATTCCTCAAAAGGAGAAGGAAGTTAGGGTTGTGGATACATAACTCAAACTGTGATTAGACTTATTATACGTACCAATTAACAAGGTGAAAAGACATCTTtgtaatattcataaattctaatCAGAATCAGACAGTTCcgagtatgtgtgtgtgttttagatGGAGAGTTTTTGTAAGCAAGCTCTTTGATTCTGGATTTCATAAGAGAAAAGAAGTTTTGTTTGAGAATAGACCAAAAAGAAGAATAACAAAAATCAGAGAGGAAGATTGCCCTTTTCTAACATCAAGACCGAAAGGTTTAAGTTAATCTCTTTTTGTCTATATGCATATCAGTTATCACTATTATAACAACTTGAACTCACCAGCTCAACAATGAAGGTTCTGTTTAGACCAATCATACAAGCTCTAGAGTTCCATATCTCAGGTGTATGGAAACGCTGGTTCAAACTTGGTTCCACgtttaaaaaattgttatatacGCCCAAAAGAAGCCTTCAGAGTTTAACTTAACAGATCTCTGAAGAAGATAATTATGGATCAAAgagtgatttaaaaaaaaaaaaaaaacaacaaaggttGTCAACTATTACTAGAGAAAGCTAGCAGAGTTGGTTGAAAACTAAGAGAGAATAAAAATTACAACAATTGTTACCAAAAGATCTGATCACTTTTTGTCTTCTGGAGCAATTCATTT
The window above is part of the Brassica napus cultivar Da-Ae chromosome C3, Da-Ae, whole genome shotgun sequence genome. Proteins encoded here:
- the LOC106388951 gene encoding probable protein S-acyltransferase 16 isoform X1, which produces MKRKGFGFSLPVTAVILVIGFIYFSTVFTFIDRWLSLASSPGIANAAAFTALALMCVYNYSIAVFRDPGRVPPNYMPDVEDPQSPVHEIKRKDEAFDGIRMKLCVPQGGDLRYCQKCSHFKPPRAHHCRVCKRCVLRMDHHCIWINNCVGHTNYKVFFVFVVYAMTACVYSLVLLVGSLTVEPQDEDQEMGSYLRTIYVISGLVLVPLSIALGVLLGWHVYLSLQNKTTIEYHEGVRAMWLAEKGGQVYKHPYDIGAYENLTLILGPNILSWLCPTSKHIGSGLRFRTAFDSAPVSSGTKP
- the LOC106388951 gene encoding probable protein S-acyltransferase 16 isoform X2 — protein: MKRKGFGFSLPVTAVILVIGFIYFSTVFTFIDRWLSLASSPGIANAAAFTALALMCVYNYSIAVFRDPGRVPPNYMPDVEDPQSPVHEIKRKGGDLRYCQKCSHFKPPRAHHCRVCKRCVLRMDHHCIWINNCVGHTNYKVFFVFVVYAMTACVYSLVLLVGSLTVEPQDEDQEMGSYLRTIYVISGLVLVPLSIALGVLLGWHVYLSLQNKTTIEYHEGVRAMWLAEKGGQVYKHPYDIGAYENLTLILGPNILSWLCPTSKHIGSGLRFRTAFDSAPVSSGTKP